Proteins from a genomic interval of Pseudomonas anuradhapurensis:
- a CDS encoding mechanosensitive ion channel family protein: protein MELDLWTQSLVTAMTALWTKVANFIPNLFGALVVVLLGFVVAKLLDTLLSKLLAKFGLDRLMAGTGLTKMLGRVGIQVPISTLIGKVVYWFVLLIFLVSAAESLGLERVSATLDMLALYLPKVFGAALVLLAGVLLAQVANGLVRGAAEGIGLEYSAGLGRITQGLVIIISISVAISQLEVKTDLLNHVIVIGLITVGLAVALAMGLGSREIAGQILAGIYVRELYQVGQQVRIGEVEGQIEEIGTVKTTLLTDDGELVSLSNRELLEQRVNSR, encoded by the coding sequence ATGGAACTCGATCTCTGGACCCAGAGCCTGGTCACTGCCATGACCGCCCTTTGGACCAAGGTAGCGAACTTCATCCCCAACCTGTTTGGCGCGCTGGTCGTGGTGCTGCTCGGTTTCGTGGTGGCCAAGCTGCTCGACACGTTGTTGTCCAAACTGCTGGCCAAGTTCGGCCTGGACCGCCTGATGGCCGGCACCGGGCTGACCAAGATGCTCGGCCGGGTCGGCATTCAGGTGCCGATCTCGACCCTGATCGGCAAGGTGGTGTACTGGTTCGTGCTGCTCATTTTCCTGGTCTCGGCGGCGGAGTCGCTGGGCCTGGAGCGGGTCTCGGCGACCCTCGACATGCTCGCCCTGTACCTGCCGAAGGTATTCGGCGCGGCCCTGGTGCTGCTCGCCGGCGTGCTCCTGGCCCAGGTCGCCAACGGCCTGGTGCGTGGCGCTGCCGAAGGCATTGGCCTGGAATACTCGGCAGGCCTGGGGCGTATCACCCAGGGCCTGGTGATCATCATCAGCATCTCGGTGGCCATCAGCCAGCTGGAGGTGAAAACCGACCTGCTGAACCACGTGATCGTGATCGGGCTGATTACCGTTGGTCTGGCCGTTGCGCTGGCGATGGGCCTTGGCAGCCGTGAAATTGCCGGGCAGATCCTGGCCGGCATCTACGTGCGCGAGCTGTACCAGGTAGGCCAGCAGGTGCGGATTGGCGAGGTCGAAGGGCAGATCGAGGAGATCGGTACGGTGAAGACCACGCTGCTGACCGATGATGGCGAACTGGTGTCGCTGTCCAACCGCGAGTTGCTGGAACAGCGAGTCAATAGCCGCTAA
- the sigX gene encoding RNA polymerase sigma factor SigX yields the protein MRYDPRELTDEELVARSHEELYHVTRAYEELMRRYQRTLFNVCARYLGNDRDADDVCQEVMLKVLYGLKNFEGKSKFKTWLYSITYNECITQYRKERRKRRLMDALSLDPVEEASEEKAPKPEEKGGLDKWLVHVNPIDREILVLRFVAELEFQEIADIMHMGLSATKMRYKRALDKLREKFAGLDET from the coding sequence ATGCGCTATGACCCCCGCGAGCTCACCGACGAAGAGTTGGTGGCGCGTTCGCATGAGGAGCTGTACCACGTTACCCGCGCCTATGAGGAGCTCATGCGGCGCTATCAACGGACCCTGTTCAACGTCTGTGCGCGTTATCTGGGGAACGACCGTGACGCGGACGATGTCTGTCAGGAGGTCATGCTGAAAGTGCTCTACGGGTTGAAGAACTTCGAGGGCAAGTCCAAGTTCAAGACCTGGCTCTACAGCATCACCTACAACGAATGCATTACCCAGTACCGCAAGGAGCGCCGCAAGCGGCGCTTGATGGATGCCTTGAGCCTGGACCCGGTGGAAGAGGCGTCCGAAGAAAAGGCGCCGAAGCCGGAAGAAAAAGGCGGGCTGGACAAGTGGCTGGTGCATGTGAACCCGATTGACCGGGAAATTCTGGTGCTACGTTTTGTCGCAGAGCTGGAATTTCAGGAAATTGCCGACATCATGCACATGGGCCTGAGCGCGACGAAAATGCGCTACAAGCGCGCGCTAGACAAGCTTCGGGAGAAATTTGCCGGCCTTGATGAAACTTAG
- a CDS encoding OmpA family protein: protein MKLKNTLGLAIGSLVAATSIGAMAQGQGAVETEVFYKKEFFDSQRDFKNDGNLFGGSIGYFLTDDVELRLGYDEVHNARGEDGKNIKGSNTALDAVYHFNNPYDAIRPYVSAGFSHQSLGQTGRGGRDHSTFANVGAGAKWYITDMFYARAGVEAQYNIDQGDTEWAPSVGVGLNFGGSPKQAEAAPAPVAEVCSDSDNDGVCDNVDKCPDTPANVTVDADGCPAVAEVVRVELDVKFDFDKSVVKPNSYGDIKNLADFMKQYPQTTTTVEGHTDSVGPDAYNQKLSERRANAVKQVLTQQYGVEASRVDSVGYGETRPVADNATEEGRAINRRVEAQVEAQAK, encoded by the coding sequence ATGAAATTGAAAAACACCTTGGGCTTGGCCATTGGTTCGCTTGTAGCCGCCACTTCGATTGGCGCTATGGCGCAAGGCCAAGGCGCCGTCGAAACTGAAGTCTTCTACAAGAAAGAGTTCTTCGACAGCCAGCGCGACTTCAAGAACGACGGCAACCTGTTCGGCGGTTCGATCGGTTACTTCCTGACCGACGACGTTGAGCTGCGTCTGGGCTACGACGAAGTTCACAACGCTCGTGGCGAAGACGGCAAGAACATCAAGGGCTCGAACACCGCCCTGGACGCCGTTTACCACTTCAACAACCCGTACGACGCTATCCGTCCGTACGTTTCCGCTGGTTTCTCGCACCAGTCGCTGGGCCAGACCGGCCGTGGCGGTCGTGACCACTCCACCTTCGCCAACGTTGGCGCTGGCGCCAAGTGGTACATCACCGACATGTTCTACGCCCGTGCTGGCGTTGAAGCTCAGTACAACATCGACCAGGGCGACACCGAGTGGGCCCCGAGCGTTGGCGTTGGCCTGAACTTCGGCGGTAGCCCGAAGCAAGCTGAAGCTGCTCCGGCTCCTGTTGCTGAAGTCTGCTCCGACTCCGACAACGACGGCGTTTGCGACAACGTTGACAAGTGCCCGGACACCCCGGCCAACGTTACCGTTGACGCTGATGGCTGCCCGGCTGTTGCCGAAGTCGTTCGCGTTGAGCTGGACGTCAAGTTCGACTTCGACAAGTCGGTCGTCAAGCCAAACAGCTACGGCGACATCAAGAACCTGGCTGACTTCATGAAGCAGTACCCACAGACCACCACCACCGTGGAAGGTCACACTGACTCCGTCGGCCCAGACGCTTACAACCAGAAGCTGTCCGAGCGTCGTGCCAACGCTGTCAAGCAGGTCCTGACCCAGCAGTACGGCGTAGAAGCTAGCCGTGTTGACTCGGTAGGCTACGGCGAAACCCGTCCGGTTGCCGACAACGCCACCGAAGAAGGCCGCGCTATCAACCGTCGCGTTGAAGCTCAGGTAGAAGCCCAGGCCAAGTAA
- the cobA gene encoding uroporphyrinogen-III C-methyltransferase, producing MNAKVWLVGAGPGDPELLTLKAVRALRQAAVVMIDDLVNPAVLEHCPQARVIAVGKRGGCRSTPQAFIQRLMLRHARQGRCVVRLKGGDPCIFGRGGEEALWLQGHGIEVEVINGITAGLAGATQCGISLTSRGVSRGVTLVTAHTQDDSELNWAALAQGGTTLVVYMGVARLEQVRQGLLDGGMAPGMPVAMIENASLPQQRACWSDVRGMVEAARGFGLRSPAILVIGEVVGEQAVQPLVAAAG from the coding sequence ATGAATGCGAAAGTCTGGCTGGTCGGTGCCGGCCCTGGTGACCCTGAGTTGCTCACCCTCAAGGCCGTGCGCGCCCTGCGGCAGGCCGCCGTGGTGATGATCGACGACCTGGTCAACCCGGCAGTGCTGGAGCATTGCCCCCAGGCCCGGGTGATTGCCGTGGGCAAGCGCGGTGGCTGCCGCTCCACGCCGCAAGCGTTCATCCAGCGCCTGATGTTGCGCCATGCCCGGCAAGGGCGTTGCGTGGTACGCCTGAAAGGGGGCGACCCGTGCATTTTTGGCCGTGGTGGCGAAGAGGCGCTGTGGCTGCAGGGGCATGGCATCGAGGTGGAAGTGATCAACGGCATCACCGCCGGCCTGGCCGGCGCCACGCAGTGTGGCATTTCCCTGACCTCACGGGGTGTGAGCCGGGGCGTGACGTTGGTCACGGCGCATACCCAGGACGACAGCGAACTGAACTGGGCGGCCTTGGCCCAGGGCGGAACCACGTTGGTGGTGTACATGGGCGTGGCACGACTGGAGCAGGTGCGCCAGGGGCTGCTGGACGGCGGCATGGCACCGGGAATGCCGGTGGCGATGATCGAGAATGCCTCGTTGCCACAACAGCGGGCATGCTGGAGCGATGTGCGCGGGATGGTGGAGGCTGCGCGGGGGTTTGGCTTGCGTAGCCCGGCGATATTGGTGATTGGCGAGGTGGTTGGGGAACAGGCGGTTCAGCCATTGGTGGCAGCAGCCGGCTGA
- a CDS encoding bifunctional protein-serine/threonine kinase/phosphatase — translation MSLQLSFAQASATGPREENQDALRLVTPAPELAASKGYLFALADGVSQCADGGLAARASLQALALDYYATPATWSVAQALDRLLLAQNRWLRAQGSGQPLLTTLSALVLRGRRFTLAHVGDCRVYRWHAGRLQCLSEDHVWDQPGMQHVLKRALGLDQHLLVDYLEGELQAGECFLLLSDGVWASLGDQHIQAVLREQPDLQLAVDTLVASAHLNGSQDNASALLVQVEQLGTANLGDTLAQLQQWPLPGPLREGQAIDGWQAEKLLAHSRQSLLYRVRDGHGQPWLLKTLPAAREQAPGAAQGLLLEEWFLRRVAGRHFPELHPASQRQHLYYVMREYPGQSLAALLAEHGPLPLSQWLELARQLLQAVGVLHRRNLLHRDIKPQNLHLGSDGQLRLLDFGLAYCPGLSEDALHELPGTPSYIAPEAFDGQPPSPRQDLYAVGVTLYHLLTGHYPYGEVEAFQRPRFGQPVSAARYRPDLPEWLQHNLQQAVAADPAQRFETAEHWLLLLERGDRQELPDRPRPLLEREPLKVWRTLALLSLLFNLILLLTLLKG, via the coding sequence ATGAGCCTGCAACTGAGTTTTGCCCAGGCCAGCGCCACCGGGCCGCGCGAGGAAAACCAGGATGCCCTGCGCCTGGTCACCCCGGCGCCAGAGCTGGCCGCCAGCAAGGGCTACCTGTTCGCCCTCGCCGACGGCGTCAGCCAATGCGCCGATGGTGGCCTGGCGGCACGCGCCAGCCTGCAGGCGCTGGCCCTGGACTACTACGCCACCCCCGCGACCTGGAGCGTGGCCCAGGCCCTCGACCGCCTGCTGCTGGCGCAGAATCGCTGGCTGCGTGCCCAAGGCAGCGGCCAGCCGTTGCTGACCACCCTCAGCGCGCTGGTGCTGCGTGGCCGGCGCTTTACCCTTGCCCACGTCGGCGATTGCCGGGTGTACCGCTGGCACGCCGGGCGCCTGCAGTGCCTGAGCGAAGACCACGTGTGGGACCAGCCCGGCATGCAACATGTGCTCAAGCGTGCGCTGGGCCTGGACCAGCACCTGCTGGTGGATTATCTGGAAGGCGAGCTGCAGGCCGGTGAATGCTTCCTGCTGCTCAGCGACGGGGTCTGGGCCAGCCTGGGCGACCAGCACATCCAGGCGGTGTTGCGCGAGCAACCCGACCTGCAACTGGCCGTCGATACCCTGGTTGCCAGCGCGCACCTCAACGGCAGCCAGGACAACGCCAGTGCCTTGCTGGTGCAGGTCGAGCAGCTGGGCACGGCCAACCTCGGCGACACCCTGGCCCAACTGCAGCAATGGCCGCTACCTGGCCCGCTGCGCGAGGGCCAGGCAATCGATGGCTGGCAGGCCGAAAAGCTGCTCGCCCACAGCCGCCAGTCGCTGCTGTACCGGGTACGCGATGGCCACGGCCAGCCCTGGCTGCTCAAGACCCTGCCCGCCGCGCGCGAGCAGGCGCCCGGCGCGGCGCAAGGCCTGCTGCTGGAGGAGTGGTTCCTGCGCCGGGTCGCCGGCCGCCACTTCCCCGAGCTGCACCCGGCCAGCCAACGCCAGCACCTGTACTACGTGATGCGCGAATACCCCGGCCAGAGCCTGGCGGCGCTGCTCGCCGAGCACGGCCCACTGCCCCTGTCGCAGTGGCTGGAGCTGGCCCGGCAACTGCTGCAGGCGGTCGGCGTGCTGCACCGGCGCAACCTGCTGCACCGCGACATCAAGCCGCAGAACCTGCACCTGGGCAGCGACGGCCAGCTACGCCTGTTGGACTTCGGCCTGGCCTACTGCCCGGGGCTGTCCGAAGACGCGCTGCACGAGCTGCCGGGCACGCCCTCGTACATTGCCCCGGAAGCGTTCGATGGCCAACCGCCGAGCCCGCGCCAGGACCTGTATGCCGTAGGCGTTACGCTGTATCACCTGCTGACCGGGCATTACCCGTACGGCGAGGTCGAGGCCTTCCAGCGCCCGCGCTTCGGCCAGCCGGTCAGCGCCGCGCGCTATCGCCCCGACCTGCCGGAATGGCTGCAGCACAACCTGCAGCAGGCAGTGGCGGCCGACCCGGCGCAACGTTTCGAAACCGCCGAACACTGGTTGCTGCTGCTCGAGCGCGGCGACCGCCAGGAACTGCCGGACCGGCCACGCCCACTGCTGGAGCGCGAGCCACTGAAGGTGTGGCGCACCCTGGCCCTGCTGTCCTTGCTGTTCAACCTGATCTTGCTGCTCACCCTGCTCAAGGGCTGA
- a CDS encoding nitrate/nitrite transporter, translating into MSTSFWKSGHVPTLFAAFLYFDLSFMVWYLLGPLAVQIAADLQLSAQQRGLMVATPILAGAILRFAMGVLVDRLSPKTAGLIGQVVVIVALAAAWHLGVRSYEQALLLGVFLGFAGASFAVSLPLASQWYPPQHQGKAMGIAGAGNSGTVFAALLAPALAAGFGWNNVFGFALIPLSLALLVFALLARNAPQRPKPKAMADYLKALGDRDSWWFMFFYSVTFGGFIGLASALPGYFSDQYRLSPVTAGYYTAACVFAGSLMRPLGGALADRFGGIRTLLGMYSVAAICIAAVGFNLPSAAAALALFVSAMLGLGAGNGAVFQLVPQRFRQEIGVMTGLIGMAGGIGGFLLAAGLGTIKQHTGDYQLGLWLFASLGLLAWFGLHGVKQRWRTTWGSAAVTAARV; encoded by the coding sequence ATGAGTACCAGCTTCTGGAAATCCGGGCATGTGCCCACCCTGTTCGCCGCGTTCCTGTACTTCGACCTCAGCTTCATGGTCTGGTACCTGCTCGGCCCGCTGGCGGTGCAGATTGCCGCCGACCTGCAACTGAGCGCACAACAACGGGGCCTGATGGTGGCCACACCGATCCTGGCCGGGGCGATCCTGCGCTTCGCCATGGGCGTGCTGGTCGACCGCCTGTCGCCGAAAACCGCCGGGTTGATCGGCCAGGTGGTGGTCATCGTCGCGCTTGCGGCAGCCTGGCACCTGGGCGTGCGCAGCTATGAACAGGCGCTGCTGCTGGGCGTGTTCCTCGGCTTTGCCGGCGCCTCGTTCGCCGTGTCGCTGCCGCTGGCCTCGCAGTGGTACCCACCGCAGCATCAGGGCAAGGCCATGGGTATTGCCGGGGCCGGCAACTCCGGCACGGTGTTCGCCGCCCTGTTGGCACCGGCGCTGGCCGCAGGCTTTGGCTGGAACAACGTGTTCGGCTTCGCGCTGATACCGCTGTCGCTGGCACTGCTGGTGTTCGCCCTGCTGGCACGCAATGCTCCGCAGCGGCCCAAGCCGAAAGCCATGGCCGACTACCTCAAGGCCCTGGGCGACCGCGACAGCTGGTGGTTCATGTTCTTCTACAGTGTCACCTTCGGTGGCTTCATTGGGCTGGCCAGCGCCCTGCCCGGCTACTTCAGCGACCAGTACCGCCTGAGCCCGGTCACCGCCGGCTACTACACCGCCGCCTGCGTGTTCGCCGGCAGCCTGATGCGCCCGCTCGGCGGCGCGCTTGCCGACCGCTTCGGCGGCATCCGCACCCTGCTGGGCATGTACAGCGTGGCGGCCATCTGCATCGCTGCGGTCGGCTTCAACCTGCCCAGCGCGGCCGCCGCCCTGGCGCTGTTCGTCAGTGCGATGCTGGGCCTTGGTGCCGGCAATGGCGCAGTGTTCCAGCTGGTGCCGCAACGCTTCCGCCAGGAGATCGGCGTGATGACCGGGCTGATCGGCATGGCCGGCGGCATCGGTGGCTTCCTGCTGGCGGCCGGTCTCGGCACCATCAAGCAGCACACCGGTGACTACCAACTGGGCTTGTGGCTGTTCGCCAGCCTGGGCCTGCTGGCCTGGTTCGGCCTGCATGGCGTCAAACAGCGCTGGCGCACCACCTGGGGCTCGGCAGCCGTTACCGCGGCGCGGGTCTGA